DNA from Gammaproteobacteria bacterium:
TACGGCATTGTTCTCTCCCTTGTTCTGCACGTCCTGGTAATCGTGCCGCTGCTGTTCGTCTATACGTCAAGGCCGAACGAACCCGCCGGCCGCGAGACGCCGCCCACGCGCTACGTCGCGCAAACCGTCAACATCGAGGCACTGCGACCCGAGCCGATGCCGGTTGCACAGCCGGAACCGCCGCCATCGGAGGAGCCGGAGATCATCGTAAGCGAAGCGGAGCAGGCCACCACAGTCGCACCGGTGGAGCCGGAGACGATCGAGCCTACCGAGCCGGAACCGCCGCCCGAGCAGGTCACGATGCAGGAACCCGAACCCAATCCACTGCCCGATCTCGTTGCGGAAGAACCGCCGCCGCCCGAGGTTACCGCCACCGAACCCGAGCCAATACCCGCACCGGTGCCGGAACCGGAACCGATCCCCGAGCCGGAGCCACGACTGGAACCCAAACCGGAACCGCCGCCCGAACCCGAGCCACCCGAACGGGCGGTCAAGCCGCAAACGCCGGTGACGGCGCAGGCGCCGCCACCGAATCAGCAGGCCATGATCGATCATCAACCCACGCGCGGCAGCCCCAGCTCGGGCAACACGTCACAGGAACAGTCCGGTGAGGCGACGCCCGATCAGCGCGCCGACTATTTCGCGGAGTTGCGGACGTGGCTGGAGCAGCACAAGCAGTATCCGTACATGGCGCAGCGCATGCGCCAGGAAGGCACCGTGCAGTTGCGCTTCGTGATGGATCG
Protein-coding regions in this window:
- a CDS encoding energy transducer TonB; translation: MRYGIVLSLVLHVLVIVPLLFVYTSRPNEPAGRETPPTRYVAQTVNIEALRPEPMPVAQPEPPPSEEPEIIVSEAEQATTVAPVEPETIEPTEPEPPPEQVTMQEPEPNPLPDLVAEEPPPPEVTATEPEPIPAPVPEPEPIPEPEPRLEPKPEPPPEPEPPERAVKPQTPVTAQAPPPNQQAMIDHQPTRGSPSSGNTSQEQSGEATPDQRADYFAELRTWLEQHKQYPYMAQRMRQEGTVQLRFVMDREGNVLSWSIDQSSGYSALDGEVEELIQRADPLPPLPDGMTEAKVEMVVPVSFFLQ